In one window of Epinephelus fuscoguttatus linkage group LG20, E.fuscoguttatus.final_Chr_v1 DNA:
- the six3b gene encoding homeobox protein SIX3b, translating to MVFRSPLDFFSASRILLPHFTDGPPILARSRSPEDPPSACPPLALPGLCFSAAQIASVCETLEETGDIERLARFLWSLPVTANGRDSISEHESVQRARAVVAYHTGSFRELYHILETHRFTRASHGKLQAMWLEAHYREAEKLRGRPLGPVDKYRVRKKFPLPRTIWDGEQKTHCFKERTRGLLREWYLQDPYPNPGKKRELAHATGLTPTQVGNWFKNRRQRDRAAAAKNRLQHHRMCPDGARSLSGGECSPDESGERADGETLLSVTDSDSDLDV from the exons ATGGTGTTCAGATCGCCGCTCGACTTTTTCTCAGCCTCCCGGATCCTGCTGCCACACTTCACGGATGGACCCCCTATTCTGGCCCGCTCCCGCTCCCCGGAGGACCCTCCCTCTGCCTGTCCTCCCCTGGCTCTCCCGGGGTTGTGTTTCTCCGCGGCGCAGATCGCCAGCGTCTGCGAGACTCTGGAGGAGACCGGAGACATCGAGCGGCTGGCCCGGTTCCTCTGGTCACTCCCGGTGACCGCAAACGGCCGCGACTCCATCTCTGAGCACGAGTCCGTGCAGCGGGCTCGCGCCGTGGTGGCTTACCACACTGGGAGTTTCCGCGAGCTTTATCACATCCTGGAGACGCACCGCTTTACGCGCGCCTCGCACGGTAAACTGCAGGCAATGTGGCTGGAGGCGCACTACCGGGAGGCGGAGAAGCTCCGGGGGCGACCGCTCGGACCTGTTGATAAGTACCGCGTGAGGAAGAAGTTCCCGTTACCGAGGACAATCTGGGACGGTGAGCAGAAGACGCATTGCTTCAAAGAGCGCACACGGGGGCTGCTAAGAGAGTGGTACCTGCAGGACCCGTACCCGAATCCCGGGAAGAAGCGGGAGCTGGCGCACGCAACCGGACTCACACCGACTCAGGTTGGGAACTGGTTCAAAAACCGGAGACAGAGAGACCGGGCGGCAGCAGCAAAAAACAG GTTGCAGCACCACCGGATGTGTCCAGACGGTGCGCGGTCACTAAGCGGAGGAGAGTGCAGTCCAGACGAAAGCGGGGAGCGCGCAGATGGAGAAACTCTCCTCTCAGTAACGGACAGTGACTCTGACTTGGATGTTTGA